The Candidatus Zixiibacteriota bacterium genome has a window encoding:
- a CDS encoding glycoside hydrolase family 3 N-terminal domain-containing protein produces the protein MTVDKLRKQIGQLFVMGFPGERPPSPFLSFIAEERIGGVILFADNCATHQLARQNIETIKSCYNNYLPFIAIDQEGGRVCRLRQAPVEYRAASAYAIEGIERFEEEYSRAAVYMEALGINLNLAPVADLYLDSKNACLRDRCFGSSAEQVSPFVRASVRISQERGLLSCLKHFPGLGAARNDPHLQTSVADYDEFVWEQREKRPFVAGVEAGADLIMTTHLLLPALDDRIVTGSAKIINRLLRDGLGFDGPVITDDLTMKGAAALGDIGERTLAAFTAGHDLLLFGQDYEAAFQAYDFFTDALRRGEIDTTLVTMSLDRIAGLKFKLGRSVLR, from the coding sequence ATGACAGTTGACAAACTCAGAAAGCAGATCGGGCAGCTCTTTGTGATGGGGTTTCCGGGCGAGCGCCCGCCATCCCCGTTCCTCAGCTTCATTGCCGAAGAGCGGATCGGCGGCGTAATTCTGTTTGCCGATAACTGTGCCACGCATCAACTCGCCCGCCAGAACATTGAGACCATCAAGTCATGCTATAACAATTACCTGCCGTTCATCGCCATCGATCAGGAAGGGGGGCGGGTGTGCCGCCTCAGGCAGGCGCCGGTGGAGTACCGTGCGGCATCAGCGTATGCCATCGAAGGTATAGAGCGATTCGAGGAAGAATATTCCCGCGCCGCCGTCTATATGGAAGCGCTGGGTATCAACCTAAACCTGGCGCCGGTAGCCGACCTGTACCTGGATTCAAAGAATGCCTGTTTGCGCGACCGGTGTTTCGGCTCGAGCGCCGAACAGGTCAGTCCGTTTGTACGGGCCTCGGTGCGTATCTCGCAGGAGCGGGGTCTCTTGTCTTGTTTGAAACATTTCCCCGGGCTCGGCGCCGCCAGGAACGATCCGCACCTTCAAACAAGTGTTGCGGACTATGATGAATTCGTCTGGGAACAGCGGGAAAAACGGCCATTTGTGGCCGGGGTGGAGGCCGGCGCCGATCTGATCATGACCACGCATCTGCTTCTGCCTGCCCTCGATGACAGGATCGTGACCGGATCGGCGAAGATCATCAATCGCCTCTTGCGCGATGGACTGGGATTTGACGGTCCCGTCATCACGGATGACCTGACCATGAAAGGGGCGGCGGCATTGGGTGATATCGGCGAGCGGACACTGGCGGCGTTCACTGCCGGGCATGACCTGCTGTTGTTCGGCCAAGACTATGAAGCCGCGTTTCAGGCCTATGACTTCTTCACTGATGCCTTGCGGCGCGGCGAGATTGATACGACATTAGTGACCATGTCGCTCGACCGGATCGCCGGACTCAAATTCAAGCTTGGACGGTCGGTGCTGCGCTGA
- a CDS encoding 2'-5' RNA ligase family protein has protein sequence MFGYNSDELDRRVTNKYAVVILLPEGLDEVIAPLRRQYDPDHSVIAAHVTVVFPFQCTRSLDDISRVIKPVTDRIGPFPLELSSIGDFYPGFPLIYWQVNRHPNLDELYKSLYTGLDLALPHKQFVPHVTVAREISPHRVVMVKERIVPYLPEESFRVTTLNLVSPVADRQWVSVRSFPLGVAV, from the coding sequence ATGTTTGGCTACAACAGCGATGAACTGGACCGCCGGGTCACCAACAAGTACGCGGTGGTCATCCTGCTCCCCGAGGGGCTCGACGAGGTCATCGCGCCGCTCCGCCGCCAGTACGACCCGGATCATTCGGTCATCGCCGCACATGTGACGGTCGTTTTTCCGTTTCAGTGCACCAGGTCGCTTGACGATATTTCGCGCGTTATCAAGCCCGTAACCGACCGGATCGGCCCGTTTCCGCTCGAGCTGTCATCGATCGGTGATTTCTATCCGGGGTTTCCCTTGATATACTGGCAGGTCAATCGGCACCCCAATCTGGATGAACTGTACAAGTCGCTGTACACTGGTCTGGACCTGGCGCTTCCCCACAAGCAGTTTGTCCCGCACGTGACTGTCGCCCGTGAGATCTCGCCCCACCGCGTGGTGATGGTCAAAGAGCGCATCGTCCCGTACCTCCCTGAGGAGAGTTTCAGGGTGACCACCTTGAATCTGGTCTCTCCGGTCGCCGACCGCCAGTGGGTTTCCGTGCGCAGCTTCCCTTTAGGGGTCGCCGTCTGA
- a CDS encoding SpoIID/LytB domain-containing protein has translation MTTVGKWSLRLGMALFLMVLIWSCASVPGLKDELVTPVIRVPFVRVLIDQNNADVTLGGEGSFAVECLTGEQQAVYFSSRSVRVAVDGRKLRVEDNRGNPIQEGLDEVNLIPRGNNSPLRIDEKRYRGILKVLPYGQNIRVINVVYMEDYLKGVVPPEIGKRNENELEAIKAQAVAARTYAIAHLQQYVGEPFDVKSTVVDQLYEGMEVEDKLVNRGVEQTAGHVAMYQGDFISAYYHSTCGGMTDDIAEVWDKKELPYLQPVDDSAACSWSKYYTWQEVFTEKQLRGRIEQYLSGDRGRDIRIAPITDITVQSRTPGGRVERLVVRTETDVYHFNKDRIRWVIGRTSNPDLILPSDRFDALTEHDAAGRLNEVTIKGRGYGHGVGMCQCGAIGWSRTGWTYDQILKHYYAGIDLKKLY, from the coding sequence GTGACGACCGTTGGCAAATGGTCTCTTCGCCTCGGCATGGCGCTGTTTCTTATGGTGCTCATCTGGAGCTGCGCCTCGGTGCCGGGACTCAAAGACGAGTTGGTCACGCCCGTGATCCGCGTGCCGTTCGTGCGGGTGCTGATCGACCAGAACAACGCCGATGTCACGCTGGGGGGCGAGGGGTCATTCGCTGTCGAGTGTCTGACCGGCGAACAGCAAGCAGTCTATTTCTCCAGCCGATCGGTTCGGGTGGCTGTCGACGGCCGAAAACTTCGTGTCGAGGACAATCGGGGAAATCCGATCCAGGAGGGACTGGACGAGGTCAACCTGATTCCGCGCGGCAACAACTCGCCGCTTCGCATCGATGAAAAACGATACCGCGGCATTCTCAAGGTGCTGCCGTACGGTCAGAATATCCGGGTGATCAATGTCGTCTACATGGAGGATTACCTCAAGGGTGTGGTGCCTCCCGAGATCGGCAAGCGGAATGAAAACGAACTGGAAGCCATCAAGGCGCAGGCGGTAGCGGCCCGGACCTACGCTATCGCTCATTTGCAGCAGTATGTTGGCGAACCATTCGATGTCAAGTCGACGGTCGTCGATCAGCTCTACGAAGGGATGGAGGTTGAGGACAAGCTGGTTAATCGAGGCGTGGAGCAGACGGCCGGCCACGTGGCAATGTATCAGGGAGATTTCATAAGCGCCTACTACCACTCCACCTGCGGCGGGATGACCGATGACATTGCCGAGGTGTGGGACAAAAAAGAGCTGCCCTACCTGCAGCCTGTCGATGACAGCGCCGCCTGTTCCTGGTCGAAATACTACACCTGGCAGGAGGTATTCACCGAGAAGCAGCTGCGGGGGCGGATCGAGCAATATCTGTCCGGCGATCGGGGTCGTGATATCCGCATCGCACCGATCACCGATATTACTGTGCAGTCTCGCACACCCGGCGGCCGCGTCGAGCGGCTGGTGGTGCGGACGGAAACCGATGTCTACCATTTCAACAAGGACCGCATACGGTGGGTGATCGGCCGAACGTCAAACCCGGATCTCATCCTCCCTTCGGATCGATTCGATGCGCTGACGGAGCACGATGCCGCGGGAAGACTGAACGAGGTGACCATCAAAGGGCGCGGCTACGGTCACGGGGTCGGGATGTGTCAATGCGGCGCGATCGGCTGGTCGCGCACCGGCTGGACATACGACCAGATTCTGAAGCACTACTACGCCGGGATCGATCTCAAGAAGCTCTACTGA
- a CDS encoding OmpA family protein: MRSLIVLVSLVVCFGLDSSGAEFSLGAYGGADMLTGGSVLDFKIGATYGASIKYHLDRSWRLTLDASRVTLSNTTGGDSTSAIGSLKSNAAVDFTAWRVAGSLQRLLLSPQSRFNIALGAGGGMTLWKIIDPAGDTTFQTVDEHQGKLAFKASELFVGASAGFLFALSSRAFIESRLRADYFTGAGANFASEIDAARDRWLIGGTLSINLRFGRSQHADDWRLPQANQENQRTSDIRRAQRAVGDADGDGVRDEDDTCLATPRGVIVDNHGCPVDNDRDGVPDGLDDCPGTSSEARGRVDIHGCPVDSDFDGVPDFRDQCPGNLIGAVIDSTGCPVDSDKDGVPDGLDDCPNTLFGVKVDRYGCVDLAIFAKPMILHIDYMSGSFEVDAKAKSELQKLAALLSVVPDIRLEISAYTDDIGTDAANLRLSEKRANRVRDYLVAYGVPDERMKPFGRGETNPLASNSTAEGRARNRRIEIQFFK; encoded by the coding sequence ATGCGCAGTCTGATTGTGCTTGTCAGTTTGGTTGTCTGTTTCGGACTGGACTCTTCCGGCGCAGAGTTTTCGCTGGGCGCATACGGCGGAGCCGATATGTTGACTGGCGGCTCGGTTCTTGATTTCAAGATTGGTGCGACGTATGGTGCGAGCATCAAATATCATCTCGACCGCAGTTGGCGCTTGACACTCGATGCTTCCCGCGTTACACTATCGAATACAACAGGGGGGGATTCGACGAGCGCGATCGGCTCTTTGAAAAGTAATGCGGCAGTCGACTTCACCGCCTGGCGGGTGGCGGGTTCGTTGCAGCGACTGCTCTTATCACCGCAGAGTCGATTCAACATTGCGCTTGGCGCCGGCGGCGGCATGACGCTGTGGAAGATAATTGACCCGGCGGGGGACACGACGTTCCAGACGGTCGACGAGCATCAGGGAAAGCTCGCCTTCAAAGCTTCGGAACTGTTTGTCGGCGCCTCTGCCGGGTTTCTCTTTGCCCTCTCGTCCCGCGCATTCATCGAGAGTCGACTGCGCGCCGATTACTTCACTGGCGCGGGAGCCAATTTTGCCTCTGAGATCGATGCTGCCCGCGATCGCTGGCTCATTGGCGGTACCCTGTCGATTAACCTGCGGTTCGGACGGAGCCAGCATGCCGACGACTGGCGCTTGCCGCAGGCGAACCAGGAGAACCAGAGAACGTCGGACATACGACGGGCGCAGCGTGCGGTCGGCGATGCCGACGGGGATGGTGTCCGTGACGAAGACGATACCTGCCTGGCTACGCCGCGCGGCGTGATTGTCGACAACCACGGTTGTCCGGTCGACAACGACCGGGACGGCGTGCCCGATGGTCTCGATGATTGTCCTGGCACCTCAAGTGAAGCGCGCGGGCGCGTCGACATTCATGGCTGCCCGGTGGATTCCGATTTCGACGGCGTGCCCGATTTTCGCGATCAGTGTCCGGGTAATCTGATCGGTGCAGTCATCGATTCCACCGGATGCCCCGTCGATTCGGACAAGGATGGGGTGCCTGATGGACTCGATGATTGTCCCAATACGCTGTTTGGTGTCAAAGTCGATCGATACGGATGTGTCGATCTGGCCATCTTCGCCAAGCCGATGATCCTCCATATCGATTACATGTCCGGTTCGTTTGAGGTCGATGCCAAAGCGAAAAGCGAACTTCAGAAACTGGCGGCGCTGTTGTCGGTGGTGCCGGATATTCGGCTTGAAATCAGTGCCTACACCGATGATATTGGCACCGATGCGGCCAATTTGCGGCTATCCGAGAAGCGAGCCAACCGCGTGCGTGACTACCTTGTAGCGTATGGGGTGCCTGACGAACGAATGAAGCCGTTCGGTCGCGGCGAGACCAATCCCCTGGCATCGAATAGCACGGCCGAGGGAAGAGCCAGGAATCGTCGGATCGAGATACAGTTTTTCAAATGA
- a CDS encoding anhydro-N-acetylmuramic acid kinase — translation MTLTALSRRYRLTVLGMNSGTSADGVDLSVLRFTTNPSGPAIRFVAGHMVRYPKALRTAVLSAASMASADIGSILHLDNALGQFYGRTAEALMLKLRRQGIAIDAVASHGQTVRHLPRKISFAGYRVNGTMQLGSLDCIAVATGLPVVGDFRQADIALGHEGAPITVAAMAKLFGHPQESRVIVNIGGMANFFYFPSDRSGLDVQAADTGPGNVLCDLLASRLFGKSYDSRGHFAMRGAVSERLLSILLSHGFFGGRRMSTGREEFGPALIADIVKIGRRLRLAKYDLMATAAELTVARIYTRLKPIVQRDRRVDKLYLTGGGVHNAYFKRRLAELFPGLSIESISSLGIDPGLVEASSYAAMGYACLRSEPLQTRFVPGQKQRMLPVLGKIVQPPTRMA, via the coding sequence ATGACACTGACGGCATTGTCGCGTCGCTACCGCCTGACCGTTCTGGGCATGAACTCCGGTACCTCGGCCGATGGTGTTGACCTGTCGGTGTTACGGTTCACTACCAATCCGAGCGGACCTGCAATCCGGTTTGTTGCCGGTCACATGGTGCGTTATCCAAAGGCACTTCGAACGGCCGTGCTGAGTGCGGCGTCGATGGCAAGCGCCGACATTGGTTCCATTCTCCATCTGGACAACGCTCTGGGTCAGTTCTATGGCCGGACCGCAGAAGCGTTGATGTTGAAACTCAGGCGACAGGGAATTGCGATCGATGCCGTGGCGTCACACGGACAGACCGTGAGACATCTTCCGCGGAAAATCTCTTTCGCCGGTTATCGAGTAAACGGAACGATGCAGCTTGGTTCTCTTGACTGCATTGCTGTGGCGACCGGCCTCCCGGTGGTGGGAGATTTCCGCCAAGCCGATATAGCGCTGGGACATGAAGGGGCGCCGATTACGGTGGCGGCGATGGCAAAGCTGTTCGGTCATCCGCAAGAATCGCGCGTGATTGTCAATATTGGCGGCATGGCCAATTTCTTCTATTTCCCGTCCGACCGTTCCGGACTTGACGTCCAGGCGGCAGACACCGGGCCCGGCAATGTCCTGTGCGACCTGCTGGCCTCAAGGCTGTTTGGCAAGTCGTATGACAGCCGTGGGCATTTCGCTATGCGCGGAGCCGTATCCGAAAGGCTTCTCTCTATCCTGCTGTCACACGGATTCTTCGGGGGTAGGAGAATGTCAACCGGACGAGAGGAGTTTGGGCCCGCGCTGATCGCCGATATTGTAAAGATCGGTCGCAGGCTTCGTCTTGCCAAGTACGATCTGATGGCCACGGCGGCGGAATTGACCGTGGCGAGGATATATACCCGGCTGAAACCGATTGTTCAAAGGGACCGGCGGGTCGACAAATTGTATTTGACCGGAGGTGGGGTACATAACGCATATTTCAAACGACGGTTGGCCGAACTATTTCCGGGGCTGTCGATTGAATCGATATCCTCGCTCGGCATTGACCCGGGTCTGGTCGAGGCCTCGTCATACGCTGCGATGGGATATGCCTGCCTTCGATCCGAGCCGCTCCAAACGCGTTTTGTGCCCGGCCAAAAGCAAAGGATGCTGCCGGTGCTCGGGAAAATCGTTCAACCGCCGACAAGAATGGCATGA
- a CDS encoding NapC/NirT family cytochrome c has translation MNEILRKRTLYRHPLAALGGALVMAGGFLFLILLLIDLAAPAENPYTSLVTFVISPAVVTIGVVLFLIAVVVQVRQAHRRGERVRFNLYIDPSDPSYMRNLWLFLGLTAVLVLLVAYSGYRAYEATDSVAFCGKTCHTVMEPQYVTYQNSPHARIPCVDCHIGPGASFYVKSKLDGTRQLWRTALDTYERPIQTPVSNLRPAQQTCEGCHWPRQFYGEKLVTKTYYRTDEANSPWTINLLVKIGGGNPRTGRLEGIHWHMLAENKVEYIATDAKRQNIPWVRITKRDGTVSVFTDPDASIPDTADPTVEIRKFDCMDCHNRPSHKFLAPATALNLALSTRQISPTLPSVRQVGLDLLNAQYSTREDAQTKIGSGLKDYYQENSPDVAQAQAANIEQATRTLQTIYAENFFPEMKTDYRARENNLSHFVNDGCFRCHDNKKVNDKGETIKNDCRTCHLIVAQGPSENVHDLAQDIAGLDFQHPEDIDDAWKEAKCTDCHTPESGY, from the coding sequence GTGAACGAGATACTGAGAAAACGGACATTATATCGCCACCCGCTGGCGGCATTGGGTGGAGCCCTCGTCATGGCCGGCGGGTTCCTGTTCCTGATTCTTCTCCTTATCGACCTGGCGGCCCCGGCCGAGAATCCGTACACCTCGCTGGTGACATTTGTTATCTCGCCGGCTGTTGTGACGATTGGCGTGGTACTATTCCTGATCGCGGTCGTGGTCCAGGTCCGTCAGGCGCACCGGCGCGGCGAGAGGGTTCGGTTCAATCTCTATATCGATCCCTCGGACCCCAGCTACATGCGCAACCTGTGGCTGTTTCTGGGGCTGACAGCCGTGCTGGTGCTTCTGGTTGCCTACAGTGGCTATCGCGCGTATGAGGCCACCGATTCGGTGGCGTTCTGCGGCAAGACCTGTCACACCGTGATGGAGCCGCAATATGTCACCTACCAGAATTCACCGCATGCCCGAATTCCCTGCGTCGATTGTCATATCGGACCCGGAGCATCGTTCTATGTAAAATCCAAACTGGATGGTACCCGTCAGCTCTGGCGCACCGCGCTTGATACCTACGAACGGCCGATACAGACACCGGTAAGCAACCTTCGCCCGGCGCAACAGACCTGTGAGGGGTGTCACTGGCCACGGCAGTTTTACGGCGAGAAGCTGGTCACCAAGACCTATTACCGCACCGATGAAGCCAACTCGCCATGGACGATCAATCTGCTGGTGAAGATCGGCGGCGGCAATCCGCGCACCGGCAGGTTGGAAGGAATACACTGGCACATGCTGGCGGAAAACAAAGTTGAATACATTGCCACCGACGCCAAACGACAAAACATCCCATGGGTGCGCATCACCAAACGGGACGGCACGGTATCCGTGTTCACGGACCCGGATGCATCCATACCGGATACAGCCGATCCGACCGTCGAAATCCGCAAGTTCGATTGCATGGACTGCCACAACCGGCCCAGCCACAAGTTTCTGGCTCCGGCGACGGCACTGAATCTGGCATTATCCACGCGACAGATATCGCCGACGCTGCCGTCGGTGCGGCAGGTGGGGCTCGATCTGCTGAACGCGCAGTACAGCACGCGGGAAGATGCGCAGACGAAAATCGGCAGCGGGCTGAAGGATTATTATCAGGAGAACAGTCCCGATGTGGCTCAAGCACAGGCTGCAAACATCGAGCAGGCCACGAGAACCCTTCAGACTATCTATGCCGAGAACTTCTTCCCGGAAATGAAAACGGATTATCGGGCGCGGGAGAACAACCTGAGCCACTTTGTCAACGACGGCTGCTTCCGTTGCCACGACAACAAGAAAGTGAACGACAAGGGGGAAACGATCAAGAACGACTGCCGGACTTGCCACTTGATCGTGGCGCAGGGGCCGTCGGAGAACGTGCACGATCTGGCGCAAGATATTGCCGGGCTTGATTTCCAGCATCCGGAGGATATCGACGATGCCTGGAAAGAGGCCAAGTGCACCGACTGCCACACGCCGGAGTCGGGGTATTGA